ATTTGGAAAACCGTATAAAGATTACTGATTATTCTGATATCCCTGATCTTGCGGATACAGAATCGGGGACTCTCAGATTCCTTAGAAAAAACACATTGCAATCAGTGAGTTCATGACTTTAAAAATACATTCTAACCGTTCTTTAGCACAAATCCATCACTTCAAATTCTTTGAAAGAATGCCCTGTCTGCACTGTTACAGCATCTCCCGCCATTTTCCCTGTCAGTGCCAGGCCTAATGGCGAGGCCGGAGTAATGACCACAATTTCAGAGGAATCATGATACAGTTTCATTCCCCCCGCACAGGCTTAACTTTGGACACATTTTTTTGTTAAAAGTTAATGTTGATAAAGAGGAGTGTTGAACGATTATTTTTTTCAAAATTAAAGCAAATTTTTATCTGAAACAATCCATCAACCGCTTCTGAGAGACC
This is a stretch of genomic DNA from SAR324 cluster bacterium. It encodes these proteins:
- a CDS encoding GreA/GreB family elongation factor; translation: MKLYHDSSEIVVITPASPLGLALTGKMAGDAVTVQTGHSFKEFEVMDLC